The following proteins come from a genomic window of Achromobacter deleyi:
- a CDS encoding WecB/TagA/CpsF family glycosyltransferase, with protein sequence MPVVRLFDLDIAAVSFDEAVEGLAQAAVRRDGRARIVVTPNVDHVVRLDASPEFRERYAKADFIFADGMPVVWASRFLGQPLPERITGSDLFVALCQRAQREGWQVMLLGGMPGSEPDLLARFAQYYPGLNIDIVSPSMRFDPLGPEGQAYADRVRQRQPDVVFLCVGMPKQEHWVLHHAGELPGGILLCVGAAMEFAIGLQRRAPMWMQRIGLEWLWRLASNPRRLWRRYLVDDPRFLGLCWRQWRKRRGSAP encoded by the coding sequence ATGCCCGTCGTGCGGCTGTTCGACCTCGATATCGCGGCAGTTTCGTTTGATGAGGCCGTCGAAGGCCTGGCGCAGGCGGCCGTGCGCCGCGATGGCCGCGCCCGCATCGTGGTCACGCCCAATGTCGATCATGTGGTGCGCCTGGATGCTTCGCCGGAATTCCGCGAGCGCTATGCCAAGGCCGATTTCATCTTCGCCGACGGCATGCCGGTGGTATGGGCCAGCCGTTTCCTGGGGCAGCCGCTGCCCGAGCGCATCACCGGTTCCGACCTGTTCGTGGCACTGTGCCAGCGCGCCCAGCGCGAGGGCTGGCAAGTGATGCTGCTGGGCGGCATGCCCGGTTCCGAGCCCGACCTGCTGGCGCGTTTCGCGCAGTATTACCCGGGCTTGAACATCGATATCGTCAGCCCCTCGATGCGCTTCGATCCGCTCGGACCCGAGGGGCAGGCCTATGCCGACCGGGTGCGCCAGCGCCAGCCCGATGTCGTCTTCCTGTGCGTGGGCATGCCCAAGCAGGAACACTGGGTGCTGCATCATGCCGGCGAGTTGCCCGGCGGCATCCTGTTGTGCGTGGGCGCGGCCATGGAATTCGCCATCGGCCTGCAGCGCCGGGCGCCCATGTGGATGCAGCGCATCGGCCTGGAATGGCTGTGGCGCCTGGCCAGCAATCCGCGTCGCCTGTGGCGCCGTTACCTGGTCGACGATCCACGCTTCCTGGGGCTTTGCTGGCGGCAGTGGCGCAAGCGGCGCGGCTCGGCGCCGTGA